One Alphaproteobacteria bacterium genomic window, GGTCGAGCGCGAGCTGCAGGTGCTGAAGGAAAGCCTGAAGGCGCGTGCGGGTGTGCCGGCAGCGCGGGCGACGCCGGATGCGGGCGGGAGCAATGCGGCCGAATAGCCGCCGGACCGGCTGATCGGAACAACCAGAACGACGCGAGATCGGGAGAGACCAGGTGGCAATGACCTACGACGAGATCGACCAGGGCCGGTGCCGCGGCCGCCGGCATTGGCATCACCATCACCATCGCCATGGACATGACGGCCCGTGCCGGGCGTTCCGCCGCATGCGCGAATCGGCAAGGCGGCGCGGCCGCTTCGTGCGCGACGCCGACAACGGCATGATCGCGGGCGTGTGCGCGGGCATCGCGCGCCATCTCGGCGTGCGGCCGAAGCTGGTGCGAATCGTCACGATTCTCTCGCTGGTGATCTTCACCGTGCCGACGGTCGTGGCCTATGGGCTGATGGCCTGGCTGGCCCCGTCCGATGCCGACTCCGACCGGGTGGGCGAGGCATCCGGCGCACGCGACGGCGAGCCGGCGCCCGACGGATATCGCGGCGAAGGCGGCGCGGCCGAAGGACTCGCCCGGCTGAAGACCCGGTTTCGCCGGCTGGAGGAGAAGTTCGCCGATGTCGAGGCGCAAATGCTCAACGAAGCGACCGACTGAAGCGGCGTGGGTCTGTTAGGACTCTAACCAATATTGACAGTCGTTTTCTGCGGGGCGGTCCGAAAGGCCCGCCCCGTTTTGTTAAAAGATCGTCAGGCTAACCGGCCGTTAACCGCTGGTTAACCATCGCGGGCCAACCCTGGCAGCATGACGAACATGAGACCCGAACTGGCCGCATTGCACGCCACCTGGCAGTCGATTGCCGCGGGCGACTCGCTGCCGTCGCGCGCGCAGATCGGCCCGGAATCCCTGAAACCGTGGCTGCGCAATGTTGAGCTGGTCGACATCGAACGGTCGCCGCTGCGTTTCCGGCGCCGGCTGGTCGGCACCAAGATCGTGGACTACCAGGGCACGGACCACACCGGCCGCTATTTCGACGAGGACATGAGCAGCGTCGTCGACGGCGGCGAGCTCGACGACTATGCGGTCTGCGCCGAGCGCGGCGTGCCGGTGCACCGCACCGACCGCAGCTTCGACGAGGCCGGCGACCTGGTGCGCTGGGAGCGGCTGCTGCTGCCGCTGGCCCGCGACGGCCGCGTGCCCGACATGATCCTGGTCGGCCTGTTCGTCGATGTCGCCCGCCAGCGGCCGACATTGCCGCAGACCGACCCGATCCTCGCCCGCATGCGCGAGGCGCGCCAGCTGGCGGCGGCGGCCTCGGCCTGATCGCGGCGGCGCTCAGCCGAGCGTCACCACCGTGCCGATGGTCGCCTGTAGCGCGACCGAGGCGCTGCCCTGGTTCATCGCGATCTCGACCAGGCCGACCGAGTTGGCGTACCACAGCAGGGCGCCGGGCTCGACGTCGCCGAATGTGCGGGCGCGCAGCGGTCGCTCGCCGCAGACCGTCAGCGTGGCGTCGTCCGCCAGGGTCTTCGCCCGCAGGCCGGTGACCAGGTTGCCGAAGCCGTCGACATAGATCACCGCCGGCAGGTCGTCCGGCCAGTCGGGGAAGCGCTGCGCCGCGATCGGCTGGGGCGTGCCGCCATAGGTGGCGCCGCGGGCCAGCGCGGCGGCGACCGGCGCGAACAGGTCGCGGCCGTGGAACGTGTTCGACATGGTCTCCGGCCGGCATTCGATGGCGTGGCAGTCGACCTGGGCGGCGTTGCGCAACACCAGCTCGAACAGGCCGTTGTCGGGGCCGACGAACAGGCGCTCGTCCGCGCGCACC contains:
- a CDS encoding PAS domain-containing protein, with the protein product MRPELAALHATWQSIAAGDSLPSRAQIGPESLKPWLRNVELVDIERSPLRFRRRLVGTKIVDYQGTDHTGRYFDEDMSSVVDGGELDDYAVCAERGVPVHRTDRSFDEAGDLVRWERLLLPLARDGRVPDMILVGLFVDVARQRPTLPQTDPILARMREARQLAAAASA
- a CDS encoding PspC domain-containing protein yields the protein MRDADNGMIAGVCAGIARHLGVRPKLVRIVTILSLVIFTVPTVVAYGLMAWLAPSDADSDRVGEASGARDGEPAPDGYRGEGGAAEGLARLKTRFRRLEEKFADVEAQMLNEATD
- a CDS encoding SAM-dependent chlorinase/fluorinase yields the protein MILLFTDFGYDGFYVGQMRTVLARGAPGVPIVDLMHDAPAFDPAASAYLLAALTPAFPPAAVIVAVVDPGVGGARRPIVVRADERLFVGPDNGLFELVLRNAAQVDCHAIECRPETMSNTFHGRDLFAPVAAALARGATYGGTPQPIAAQRFPDWPDDLPAVIYVDGFGNLVTGLRAKTLADDATLTVCGERPLRARTFGDVEPGALLWYANSVGLVEIAMNQGSASVALQATIGTVVTLG